The Onthophagus taurus isolate NC chromosome 2, IU_Otau_3.0, whole genome shotgun sequence genome includes a window with the following:
- the LOC111413495 gene encoding general transcription factor II-I repeat domain-containing protein 2-like: MDKPGPSKKRKVKDENRQFQEIWTEKYFFVWSHNNAVCLICKNSVAIAKEYNVKRHYETQHPTFTKFTGELRKQNMLSLKRELIGQQAMFIKPIQDSETATEVSYEISRMVAKRSRPAKECIEIAAKKMCPEAAKNTYESTDISSTAQLLIFIRGVTQDFEVLEELLGMCSLKGQSKGVDILNVLLDECSKTDLDLSKLSGVATDGAPSMIGVNSGLVTLLKKHLQEKNINAEDLMQFHCIIQ, translated from the exons ATGGACAAGCCAGGACCTAGTAAAAAACGTAAGGTTAAAGATGAAAATCGGCAGTTTCAAGAAATTTGGACTGAGAAATACTTTTTCGTATGGTCGCATAACAACGCCGTTTGTTTAATTTGCAAGAATTCTGTTGCGATTGCAAAGGAATATAATGTAAAAAGGCACTATGAAACGCAGCATCCTACTTTTACCAAGTTTACAGGCGAATTAAGAAAGCAAAATATGTTGTCTTTAAAACGGGAGCTTATTGGTCAGCAAGCTATGTTTATAAAACCCATTCAAGATTCAGAAACAGCTACAGAAGTTAGTTATGAAATTTCTCGAATGGTAGCAAAACGAAGTCGCCCCGCAAAAGAATGCATAGAAATTGCCGCTAAGAAAATGTGTCCAGAAGCAGCAAAAAA caCTTACGAATCCACTGATATTAGTTCCACAGCTCAACTTCTCATATTCATACGAGGTGTTACTCAAGATTTTGAAGTCTTAGAAGAGTTATTAGGAATGTGTTCATTGAAAGGTCAAAGCAAAGGAGTTGATATACTCAATGTACTTTTGGATGAGTgttcaaaaactgatttggaCTTATCAAAATTATCGGGAGTTGCGACTGACGGTGCTCCTTCGATGATTGGTGTCAATTCCGGGCTAGTTACTTTGCTGAAAAAGCATCTGcaagaaaaaaacataaacgCTGAAGATCTCATGCAGTTTCACTGCATTATACAATAA